The following proteins are encoded in a genomic region of Micrococcaceae bacterium Sec5.8:
- a CDS encoding DUF427 domain-containing protein, with translation MAKAIWNDAVIAESDNTVMVEGNHYFPLTAVKSEYLEDSNYSTVCPWKGTASYYSLVVDGQKNQDAAWYYGDPKPGARQVKDHVAFWRGVRVEA, from the coding sequence ATGGCAAAGGCGATCTGGAACGACGCGGTCATCGCAGAGAGTGACAACACGGTCATGGTGGAGGGAAACCACTACTTCCCGCTGACCGCCGTGAAGTCCGAATACCTGGAAGACAGCAACTACAGCACCGTTTGCCCCTGGAAAGGCACGGCCAGCTATTACAGCCTGGTGGTCGACGGCCAGAAGAACCAGGATGCCGCGTGGTACTACGGGGACCCGAAGCCCGGCGCCCGGCAGGTCAAAGACCATGTGGCCTTCTGGCGGGGTGTGCGCGTAGAAGCCTAG
- a CDS encoding thioesterase family protein — MSVELPVLAEGDFYYEALGGGRYRSTIHAQGAWNVHEQHMAPASGIMADCLDRHEPREDMRMARLSYEILGLIPGGEFEVVTTTLRPGRTIELLQAELTAGGRTAIRATAWRMITSDTSAIAAFEDARIPAPEDCAPYDAATVWPGGYIASLQMRIADGHRAGSGTVWLRTQHPLTDKKDSSDLARLIGLVDTANGIAARVPPGKGSYAFPNLDLQIHMYRRPEGEWLGLDNEVTFGTDGIGLTSTVLHDLQGPFGRAEQILTLRKS, encoded by the coding sequence TTGTCTGTTGAACTACCGGTGCTTGCCGAGGGCGATTTCTACTACGAGGCCCTGGGTGGCGGGCGGTACCGCTCCACCATCCACGCCCAGGGGGCCTGGAATGTGCACGAACAGCACATGGCTCCCGCCTCCGGCATCATGGCCGATTGCCTGGACCGGCACGAGCCGCGCGAGGACATGCGGATGGCCCGGCTGAGCTATGAAATCCTTGGCCTGATTCCCGGCGGTGAGTTCGAGGTGGTGACCACCACGCTTCGGCCAGGCCGGACCATTGAACTGCTGCAGGCCGAGCTGACCGCCGGCGGCCGTACCGCGATCCGCGCCACTGCCTGGCGGATGATCACGTCCGACACCTCGGCGATCGCGGCCTTCGAAGATGCCAGGATCCCCGCGCCGGAGGACTGCGCACCGTACGATGCCGCCACCGTCTGGCCGGGCGGCTACATCGCATCGCTGCAGATGCGGATTGCCGACGGGCACCGGGCCGGATCAGGTACCGTCTGGCTCCGCACCCAACACCCGCTCACCGACAAAAAGGACAGCAGCGACCTCGCCCGGCTGATCGGCCTGGTGGATACTGCCAACGGGATTGCTGCCCGCGTTCCCCCGGGCAAGGGCAGCTACGCCTTCCCCAACCTGGACCTGCAGATCCATATGTACCGGCGGCCTGAAGGTGAGTGGCTGGGACTGGACAACGAGGTCACGTTCGGCACGGACGGCATCGGCCTGACCTCCACGGTGCTCCATGACCTTCAGGGTCCCTTTGGCCGCGCCGAGCAGATCCTGACCCTGCGGAAGTCCTAG